From the Ferrigenium kumadai genome, one window contains:
- the terL gene encoding phage terminase large subunit, giving the protein MSDANTQVLSAILRRNLQAFVFQAFDREEVKDGLRPTQAIRLICETLQEVTEGDVRRQIINLPPRTLKSFICSICFPAWLLGLDPSTKIIVISHDKNLVHTLAYRCRQIIESKWYQEAFPGTALQPDFAGTLHFKTTAGGGVLATSVGSGLTGHGGDWIILDDPIDASDAYSGVERKNVNTLFDGKITSRLDNRSEGKILIVMQRLHAEDLCGHLQGRTTYRHLVVPLVAEADTVYRAGKFEWRRPAGDIIDPQSYTAEEVEVLRRESPAHVFQAQYQQAPILLDSGIVKADWFGRYDNVPLNAHKVIFSCDFGQTTGETSSYSCVLVIRTDGVNHYLAHVLRKRAAFAELQNDLLRLAGQYTPNSVLIENAALGTAMISALREHRLTICSIPRPTKSKIERLEAVLHLLNGGNVLLPNAGNWLSDFFEEMCSFPTSPHDDQVDALSQYLSWVEDPDRRRHSPVVLGVTTPQNGGVCSARKQVPHPMRNPKGPPRMPPLPQRR; this is encoded by the coding sequence ATGAGTGATGCAAACACCCAAGTATTGTCTGCGATTCTGCGGCGCAACCTGCAGGCGTTCGTTTTTCAGGCATTTGACCGGGAAGAGGTAAAAGATGGCTTGCGTCCCACGCAGGCCATCCGACTGATTTGCGAAACCCTGCAGGAGGTGACTGAGGGAGACGTTCGACGGCAGATCATCAATCTCCCGCCTCGGACGCTGAAGTCGTTCATCTGCTCCATCTGCTTCCCGGCATGGCTATTGGGACTTGATCCGTCCACCAAAATCATCGTCATCAGCCACGACAAGAACCTCGTGCACACCCTTGCGTACAGATGCCGCCAAATTATCGAGTCGAAATGGTATCAGGAGGCGTTTCCCGGAACTGCGCTGCAGCCTGATTTCGCAGGGACACTTCATTTCAAGACGACGGCTGGCGGAGGTGTTCTCGCCACCTCCGTGGGAAGTGGCCTCACGGGCCACGGGGGTGACTGGATCATCCTCGACGACCCAATCGATGCCAGTGACGCTTATTCAGGCGTGGAGCGTAAAAACGTGAATACGCTTTTTGACGGCAAAATCACCTCGCGCCTCGATAACCGATCAGAAGGCAAGATCCTGATCGTGATGCAGCGACTTCATGCTGAAGATCTTTGCGGCCACCTTCAGGGCCGGACTACCTACCGCCATTTGGTCGTACCTCTGGTGGCCGAGGCCGATACGGTCTACCGGGCAGGGAAGTTTGAATGGCGGCGGCCGGCAGGCGATATCATCGACCCGCAATCCTATACAGCGGAAGAAGTTGAAGTATTGCGCCGGGAATCGCCGGCACATGTCTTCCAGGCTCAGTACCAGCAAGCGCCAATTCTCCTGGACTCCGGAATCGTCAAGGCAGATTGGTTTGGACGATACGACAACGTACCGCTGAACGCACACAAGGTGATATTCAGTTGCGATTTCGGGCAGACAACCGGTGAAACCTCCAGCTATTCGTGCGTCCTCGTGATCCGGACAGACGGAGTCAACCACTATCTCGCTCATGTACTGCGCAAGCGGGCGGCCTTCGCCGAACTTCAGAATGATCTGCTACGGCTGGCCGGTCAGTATACGCCGAACTCTGTCCTGATCGAGAATGCTGCATTGGGCACGGCCATGATTTCGGCACTGCGGGAGCACAGACTAACCATCTGCTCCATACCCCGCCCGACGAAAAGCAAAATTGAACGTCTGGAGGCAGTCCTTCATTTGCTGAACGGAGGCAATGTCTTATTGCCGAATGCCGGAAACTGGCTCAGCGATTTTTTCGAGGAAATGTGTTCGTTTCCTACCTCCCCTCACGACGATCAGGTCGACGCCCTCAGTCAGTATCTCAGCTGGGTCGAAGACCCGGACAGGCGGCGACATTCACCTGTGGTTTTGGGTGTCACCACTCCTCAGAATGGAGGTGTCTGTTCGGCACGGAAGCAGGTTCCGCATCCGATGCGGAACCCGAAGGGGCCGCCGCGTATGCCGCCTCTCCCCCAGCGGAGGTAA